One Solanum lycopersicum chromosome 2, SLM_r2.1 genomic region harbors:
- the LOC101266285 gene encoding protein trichome birefringence-like 19 isoform X2 codes for MKGGVAELFDSFRKVILPIATLLLLLKISYSSFDSTTDSLLQNLESSQNGSLPLDQPEQVSPGITSASPSTNYSAKTGIRQQTCNIFVGKWIPYPKGPYYTNESNCVIDDRQNCMKYGRPDSDFIHWRWKPNDCELPLFDATQFLQIVRGKTLAFVGDSLARNQMQSLVCILSNASIPVDVSETTDTKFRRWLYKDYNFTIMALWSPQLIKSYDSDPTGDPYYSLMNLYLDKADDVWASQVEKADIIIISGGQWFFRPFLYYENDQLIGCHKCNQKNVTEHTHYYGYRMAFRTAFKTLLNLQKLKGRLVMLRPFSPAHFENGDWNNGGNCNRTRPFKNEEMKLDGYELKMYMTQLEEFKAAEKEGRKRGSVKFKLLDTTEAMVMRPDGHPNHYGHWPNEKKLPDCVHWCMPGPVDTWNELLLATLKMEGDEL; via the exons ATGAAGGGTGGTGTAGCAGAGTTGTTTGATAGCTTTAGAAAAGTTATTCTACCAATCGCGACGTTACTGCTTTTACTCAAAATTAGCTACTCTTCATTTGATTCTACCACTGATTCTTTGCTGCAAAATCTTGAATCAAGTCAAAATGGATCACTCCCTCTTGATCAGCCAGAGCAAGTTTCTCCAGGAATTACTAGCGCTAGTCCTAGCACTAACTATTCGGCGAAAACAGGGATAAGGCAGCAAACATGTAATATCTTTGTGGGAAAATGGATACCATATCCAAAGGGACCATACTATACAAATGAAAGTAACTGTGTGATAGATGATCGACAGAATTGTATGAAATATGGAAGACCGGATAGTGATTTCATACACTGGAGATGGAAGCCAAATGATTGTGAGCTTCCACTGTTTGATGCTACTCAATTTCTGCAAATTGTTCGTGGAAAAACTTTGGCTTTTGTTGGAGACTCTCTAGCAAGAAATCAAATGCAGTCACTGGTGTGCATTCTATCTAAT GCGTCCATTCCTGTAGACGTATCGGAGACTACAGACACAAAATTCAGGCGATGGTTGTATAAAGATTACAACTTTACAATCATGGCCCTCTGGTCTCCGCAGTTAATCAAATCCTATGACTCAGATCCTACTGGGGATCCCTATTACAGTCTCATGAATTTGTATCTTGACAAGGCTGATGATGTCTGGGCAAGTCAGGTTGAGAAAGCTGATATTATCATAATCTCTGGAGGCCAATGGTTCTTTAGGCCATTTTTGTACTACGAAAACGATCAGCTCATTGGATGTCACAAATGCAATCAAAAGAATGTAACAGAACATACTCATTACTATGGATACAGGATGGCGTTTCGTACAGCTTTCAAGACCCTTTTAAACCTGCAGAAATTAAAGGGTCGATTGGTAATGTTAAGGCCATTCTCCCCTGCACATTTTGAGAATGGGGATTGGAATAACGGAGGGAATTGTAATAGAACAAGACCATTcaagaatgaagaaatgaagTTGGATGGATACGAATTGAAGATGTATATGACTCAATTGGAAGAATTTAAGGCAGCAGAAAAAGAAGGTAGAAAAAGGGGTAGTGTCAAATTCAAATTGCTAGATACAACTGAAGCAATGGTAATGAGACCAGATGGACATCCAAATCATTATGGACATTGGccaaatgaaaagaaattgcCTGATTGTGTACATTGGTGTATGCCAGGCCCTGTTGATACTTGGAATGAGCTTTTATTAGCAACTTTAAAGATGGAAGGAGATGAATTATAG
- the LOC101266285 gene encoding protein trichome birefringence-like 19 isoform X1 — translation MKGGVAELFDSFRKVILPIATLLLLLKISYSSFDSTTDSLLQNLESSQNGSLPLDQPEQVSPGITSASPSTNYSAKTGIRQQTCNIFVGKWIPYPKGPYYTNESNCVIDDRQNCMKYGRPDSDFIHWRWKPNDCELPLFDATQFLQIVRGKTLAFVGDSLARNQMQSLVCILSNITELAKSSANMFISQASIPVDVSETTDTKFRRWLYKDYNFTIMALWSPQLIKSYDSDPTGDPYYSLMNLYLDKADDVWASQVEKADIIIISGGQWFFRPFLYYENDQLIGCHKCNQKNVTEHTHYYGYRMAFRTAFKTLLNLQKLKGRLVMLRPFSPAHFENGDWNNGGNCNRTRPFKNEEMKLDGYELKMYMTQLEEFKAAEKEGRKRGSVKFKLLDTTEAMVMRPDGHPNHYGHWPNEKKLPDCVHWCMPGPVDTWNELLLATLKMEGDEL, via the exons ATGAAGGGTGGTGTAGCAGAGTTGTTTGATAGCTTTAGAAAAGTTATTCTACCAATCGCGACGTTACTGCTTTTACTCAAAATTAGCTACTCTTCATTTGATTCTACCACTGATTCTTTGCTGCAAAATCTTGAATCAAGTCAAAATGGATCACTCCCTCTTGATCAGCCAGAGCAAGTTTCTCCAGGAATTACTAGCGCTAGTCCTAGCACTAACTATTCGGCGAAAACAGGGATAAGGCAGCAAACATGTAATATCTTTGTGGGAAAATGGATACCATATCCAAAGGGACCATACTATACAAATGAAAGTAACTGTGTGATAGATGATCGACAGAATTGTATGAAATATGGAAGACCGGATAGTGATTTCATACACTGGAGATGGAAGCCAAATGATTGTGAGCTTCCACTGTTTGATGCTACTCAATTTCTGCAAATTGTTCGTGGAAAAACTTTGGCTTTTGTTGGAGACTCTCTAGCAAGAAATCAAATGCAGTCACTGGTGTGCATTCTATCTAAT ATAACAGAATTGGCAAAATCATCAGCTAATATGTTTATATCTCAGGCGTCCATTCCTGTAGACGTATCGGAGACTACAGACACAAAATTCAGGCGATGGTTGTATAAAGATTACAACTTTACAATCATGGCCCTCTGGTCTCCGCAGTTAATCAAATCCTATGACTCAGATCCTACTGGGGATCCCTATTACAGTCTCATGAATTTGTATCTTGACAAGGCTGATGATGTCTGGGCAAGTCAGGTTGAGAAAGCTGATATTATCATAATCTCTGGAGGCCAATGGTTCTTTAGGCCATTTTTGTACTACGAAAACGATCAGCTCATTGGATGTCACAAATGCAATCAAAAGAATGTAACAGAACATACTCATTACTATGGATACAGGATGGCGTTTCGTACAGCTTTCAAGACCCTTTTAAACCTGCAGAAATTAAAGGGTCGATTGGTAATGTTAAGGCCATTCTCCCCTGCACATTTTGAGAATGGGGATTGGAATAACGGAGGGAATTGTAATAGAACAAGACCATTcaagaatgaagaaatgaagTTGGATGGATACGAATTGAAGATGTATATGACTCAATTGGAAGAATTTAAGGCAGCAGAAAAAGAAGGTAGAAAAAGGGGTAGTGTCAAATTCAAATTGCTAGATACAACTGAAGCAATGGTAATGAGACCAGATGGACATCCAAATCATTATGGACATTGGccaaatgaaaagaaattgcCTGATTGTGTACATTGGTGTATGCCAGGCCCTGTTGATACTTGGAATGAGCTTTTATTAGCAACTTTAAAGATGGAAGGAGATGAATTATAG